Part of the Vicinamibacterales bacterium genome, ACGGCCGGCTGCGCGCGACAGTGGCCGACAACCTGCGGATCGAGCTGTACCTCGATCAGCGATTCAGCGCGGCCGCCCAGCCGACTCCCGACGAGATGCAGCGGTATTATCAGGTCCACCGGGCGGAGTTCACCAAAGGGGGGCGCCTCCTCACGTTCGATGACGTGCAGCAGTTGGTCCAGGAGCAGGTGGCGATGGCACGGCGCACGACGCTGGTCGCCGACTGGCTCGATCAACTGCGGCGCCGCGCGGACGTGACGACGATGCCTGGTTTGGGGAGGTGACGGCGCGCTACGCTCCGTAGAGCGTGTAGCGGAGGATCTCTGCCGCGTTGAAGCCCGAATGGCTCACGACGGTCGATCCGATGCTGCCCCGCCGCAAGTACACGTAGCCCCAGAACGCTCCGAGGACGGCCGTGGCCAGCGCCGCGTCGCTGCCCTGGATGAGATGCCCCAGGCCGAACGCCACGCTCGACACGATCAGTCCGAGCGCTCCGCCCCCGAGATACTGGCGGAACCGGTGCAGGATGAACGCCCGCTGCACCTCCTCGCGAACGCCTCCACCCACCACGGCCACGACCGCGAACAACGCCGCCTGGGCAGCATTCCCGATCAGCCCCTGAAACGGGTTCTTCGTCACGTCGTGAAGCGTCGGCACGAAGCGCTGCACGCCGAGGAACACGACAATCACGATGAAGAAGACCAGCGGGACGTGGAGGACGCCGATCAGCGCTTCGAGCGCGAGCGGACGGCGGCCGAGCGCGACCTCCGAGAGGCGCTCGCCGTGGAGGTGCAGGAACCACCCGCACAGCGCGACGAGCGCGGCCGCATCGAGCAGTGACAGCGTGAAGACATAGCCCGGCGAGAGATGACCGCGCGCATCGAACGGCATCACGCCGAACAGGGCCAGCAGGCCGCCGATCGCCACCTGGGTGGGGAATCCGGAGCAGGCCAGGACCTCGATGAGCGCCGCGATCCGAAGCCGCCAGCATGGGAGATCCGGCAAGGTGGTTGGCTCGCCCCCACCCGGGTCGAACGACGCAGATTCCGGCACCGGCGTGTCGGGGTCCATTCCCTGACTCTACCACGCTCGCCTCAGCGGGCACCCGCGGCGACCGGCTCAGTTCTCGCATACGCCCAGGTGTTCGATCCGACAGGCTGGAATCGAAGAGCCGGCAGCGTGGCGGCCGTACGCCCCGTGTCCTGAGCAGAACTGACGATCTTCTCCGTCGCGCCAGCTCGAGTGGTAGCAGGGTTGTCGCCACGGCGGCCTTCGGCTGAGTTGGACCGTGTAAGAATTACCTAGTAGACTTGAACACAAGCCGACGAGTAGATGCGGGAGATTCATGTCCTTGCTGGATTCCGTCTCGAACGAGCCTGTTGACCTCGACGACCAGCCGCCCGTTGTCGAACGCGTGCTGATCGTGGAGGACGACCCGGCGACGCGTCTCGGCCTGACCGAGCTGGTTCGGACGTGGGGGTTCCTGGCCGACAGCGCCGAGGACGGTGCAGAGGCCCTGCAGAAGATCACGAGCTTCCGTCCCGGCATCGTCGTCACGGATCTGGTGATGCCGCGAATGGACGGGCACGCCCTGCTGAAGTCGCTGCGCGAGCACGACGTGGACATCAGCGTGGTGATCCTGACCGCGCAGGGTTCGGTCGAATCGGCCGTCGAGGCGATCAAGGACGGGGCCTACGACTACCTGACCAAGCCCGTCGATCCGCAGCGGCTCCAGATCCTCCTGCAGAAGGTGGTCGAGCGCCAGGAGACCATGCGCGAGGTGAAAGCGCTGCGGCGTCAACTGCGCGAGCAGGGATCGTTCGGGCGGATGATCGGCAGCAGTCCGGGCATGCGGAAGGTCTACCGGGTCGTCGAGCAGGCGGCGCCCACGTCGGCGTCGGTGTTGATCAATGGTGAATCGGGAACCGGCAAGGAACTGGTCGCGCAGACGGTCCACCTGCTGAGTGCCCGGGCGGGCGGGCCGTTCATCGCGCTGAACTGCGCGGCCATTCCGGAGACGCTGCTCGAGAGCGAGATCTTCGGTCACGAGAAGGGTGCGTTCACGGGGGCCTCCGAGCGGCGCCAGGGCTGCTTCGAGCTGGCCGATCACGGCACGCTGTTCCTCGACGAGATTGCCGAGATGACGCCCGCGACGCAGGTCAAGCTGCTGCGCGTCCTGCAGGAGCGGACGTTCCGGCGGCTGGGCGGCCGCCAGGAGCAGAAGGTGGACGTGCGGGTCATCGCGGCGACCAACCAGGATCCGGTCGAGGCGGTGCGCAACGGCAAGCTGCGCGAGGACCTGTTCTACCGGCTGAACGTCTTCGCGATCACGCTGCCGACGCTCCGCGATCGCAAGGAGGACCTGGCGCTGCTGACCCAGTCGTTTCTCGCGGAGTTCAACGCGCGCAACGGCAAGTCGATTGCGGCGCTGAACCACGAGGCGATGCGGATCCTCGAGGGGTACCACTGGCCCGGCAACGTCCGCGAGTTGCGGAACGTGATCGAACGGGCGACGATCCTCGCCGACGGCCAGTTCATCGAGGCGCGTCACCTGCCGAACGCGCTGGTGCAGGTTGGGGAGACGGTGAAGCCCGCGCTGTCGCTCTCCCCGGGGACGACCGTCGAAGAGGCCGAGCGGCGCTTGATCCAGATGACGCTCGAGCACACGCGCGACAACAAGACCCGCGCCGCGGAGATCCTCGGGATCAGTCTGAAGACGCTGCACAACAAGCTGAATCGGCTGAAGCTCAGGAAATAGGGTGCACCTAGGCATCAAGGCGAAGCAGATCGCCGGGGTTTCCCTGATTGTCGGCCTCGCGGTCGTCACGCTGAGCCTCGTCCACGTCACGCTGCTGGCGCGCGTACTGCTGCGCGAGAGCAGCGCACGCGGGGATCTGCTGGCCAACGCGATCTTCCAACGCGCACGCGAGATCGTCCCCGGCCAGGCAGACCCCTACACCGCGCTCAGAACCGACGCCGGTCTGCGCGCCATCCTCGAGTCGAGCGCCTACTCCAAGAACGTGACCTACGCCGCCATCTGCAACGTCGATGGCGTAG contains:
- a CDS encoding CPBP family intramembrane glutamic endopeptidase, which encodes MDPDTPVPESASFDPGGGEPTTLPDLPCWRLRIAALIEVLACSGFPTQVAIGGLLALFGVMPFDARGHLSPGYVFTLSLLDAAALVALCGWFLHLHGERLSEVALGRRPLALEALIGVLHVPLVFFIVIVVFLGVQRFVPTLHDVTKNPFQGLIGNAAQAALFAVVAVVGGGVREEVQRAFILHRFRQYLGGGALGLIVSSVAFGLGHLIQGSDAALATAVLGAFWGYVYLRRGSIGSTVVSHSGFNAAEILRYTLYGA
- a CDS encoding sigma-54 dependent transcriptional regulator, coding for MSLLDSVSNEPVDLDDQPPVVERVLIVEDDPATRLGLTELVRTWGFLADSAEDGAEALQKITSFRPGIVVTDLVMPRMDGHALLKSLREHDVDISVVILTAQGSVESAVEAIKDGAYDYLTKPVDPQRLQILLQKVVERQETMREVKALRRQLREQGSFGRMIGSSPGMRKVYRVVEQAAPTSASVLINGESGTGKELVAQTVHLLSARAGGPFIALNCAAIPETLLESEIFGHEKGAFTGASERRQGCFELADHGTLFLDEIAEMTPATQVKLLRVLQERTFRRLGGRQEQKVDVRVIAATNQDPVEAVRNGKLREDLFYRLNVFAITLPTLRDRKEDLALLTQSFLAEFNARNGKSIAALNHEAMRILEGYHWPGNVRELRNVIERATILADGQFIEARHLPNALVQVGETVKPALSLSPGTTVEEAERRLIQMTLEHTRDNKTRAAEILGISLKTLHNKLNRLKLRK